The following proteins are encoded in a genomic region of Syntrophotaleaceae bacterium:
- a CDS encoding GNAT family N-acetyltransferase gives MVLITPAEPNDAEVILALQKRAYQSEARLYNDWNIPPLTQTLPALRDEIETAIVLKAVKGRTIVGSVRASVTERVCSIGRLIVEPEFQGQGIGTMLLKAIEGAVPKVNRFELFTGSRSERNIRLYLRHGYQITRHERLSMQVTLVYMSKCAHSRR, from the coding sequence ATGGTCCTTATCACTCCCGCCGAACCGAATGATGCCGAAGTCATTCTGGCTTTGCAGAAACGCGCCTACCAGTCCGAGGCCCGGTTGTACAACGACTGGAATATTCCACCTCTTACCCAAACACTCCCCGCGCTGAGAGATGAAATAGAAACGGCGATCGTGCTGAAGGCCGTAAAAGGCAGGACCATTGTTGGTTCTGTTCGGGCAAGTGTGACCGAAAGGGTCTGTTCCATCGGTCGGCTCATCGTGGAGCCGGAGTTTCAGGGGCAGGGGATCGGAACCATGCTGCTCAAGGCTATCGAGGGAGCCGTACCCAAAGTCAACCGTTTCGAACTTTTCACCGGCAGCAGGAGCGAAAGGAATATCCGTCTGTACCTTCGCCACGGCTACCAGATCACAAGGCATGAGCGGCTTTCGATGCAGGTCACGTTGGTTTACATGAGCAAGTGCGCCCATAGTCGTCGGTGA
- a CDS encoding glycosyltransferase codes for MTVSPPRVSICIPTYNSAAFLEEALESVWAQDFRDYEVVMVDDGSSDDTVRISAAFAARDPRIRCFVNPYNLGISTNCNRCMELARGSYIKFLFADDVLLAPDALARMAAALDAHPGVALVACARRIIDGQSRLLQEIVSYADGLHCPGSEVARHCLIDVVNRIGEPTAVLFRRRVGRPGFDPDYCQLLDFEMWLRLLEEGDFFYLGVPLVGFRLHDGQATQNNRRSLAHLADHRRLLQKYPGKKGLGPGRLGRLLARLQQCEKIWRLHARKKVLTRHEAKEEIAHIMAPGRFFLLRPLYRLILRNFVHPLYIRCLAPKGGRGG; via the coding sequence ATGACGGTTTCACCTCCCCGTGTCAGCATCTGTATTCCGACGTATAATAGCGCCGCCTTCCTGGAGGAAGCTTTGGAGTCGGTATGGGCCCAGGACTTTCGGGATTATGAAGTGGTCATGGTCGATGACGGATCGAGCGACGATACAGTGCGGATTTCCGCCGCCTTTGCCGCCCGGGACCCCCGCATACGCTGTTTCGTCAATCCCTACAACCTGGGCATCTCAACCAATTGCAACCGCTGCATGGAACTGGCCCGGGGAAGCTATATCAAATTTCTGTTCGCTGACGACGTCCTGCTCGCCCCCGATGCCCTGGCCCGGATGGCGGCTGCGCTGGACGCTCATCCCGGTGTGGCGCTGGTGGCCTGCGCGCGCCGCATTATCGACGGCCAGTCACGGCTGCTGCAGGAGATAGTGTCCTATGCGGATGGTTTGCACTGTCCGGGTAGTGAGGTGGCCAGACACTGCCTGATCGATGTTGTCAACCGCATTGGAGAGCCGACGGCCGTCCTCTTCCGCCGCCGGGTCGGACGCCCGGGGTTCGATCCGGACTATTGCCAGCTGCTCGATTTCGAGATGTGGCTCCGCCTGCTTGAAGAGGGGGATTTTTTCTACCTGGGTGTGCCACTGGTCGGATTTCGTCTGCATGACGGTCAGGCAACCCAGAACAATCGCCGATCCCTGGCCCATCTGGCTGATCATCGTCGTCTGTTACAAAAATACCCGGGCAAAAAGGGGCTTGGACCGGGTAGGCTGGGGCGGTTGCTGGCAAGGCTGCAGCAGTGCGAGAAGATCTGGAGGCTGCATGCGCGGAAAAAAGTCCTGACCCGCCATGAGGCTAAAGAGGAGATCGCTCACATCATGGCGCCCGGCCGTTTTTTCCTGCTCCGTCCCCTGTATCGACTGATCCTGCGGAATTTCGTTCATCCTCTGTATATTCGATGCCTTGCTCCCAAAGGGGGAAGGGGCGGGTGA
- a CDS encoding YaiI/YqxD family protein: protein MKIWVDADACPAVIKDILFRAAERTGISLTLVANHFMRIPPSRHIDFLHVPSGFDVADNEIVKRLDPGDLVITADIPLAAEVVDKGGYVLDPRGESYNLDNIKERLVMRDLMDTLRSSGIETGGPAAMSQADRKKFANGLDQFLARHVK from the coding sequence ATGAAAATATGGGTCGACGCGGATGCATGCCCTGCCGTAATCAAGGACATTCTGTTCCGGGCGGCAGAGCGAACCGGGATCTCCCTGACCCTGGTCGCCAATCACTTCATGCGCATTCCGCCTTCGCGGCATATCGATTTTCTGCACGTCCCTTCAGGTTTTGATGTCGCAGACAACGAAATCGTCAAAAGACTCGACCCCGGCGATCTGGTCATCACGGCCGATATCCCTCTGGCCGCGGAGGTGGTAGACAAGGGCGGCTACGTCCTCGATCCCCGGGGTGAGTCCTATAACCTGGACAATATCAAAGAGCGCCTGGTGATGCGTGATCTTATGGACACGCTTCGATCCAGCGGGATCGAAACCGGTGGCCCGGCGGCCATGAGCCAAGCCGATCGGAAAAAATTCGCCAACGGGCTGGACCAGTTTCTGGCGAGACATGTTAAATAG
- a CDS encoding DUF4019 domain-containing protein gives MQAAQGIIGGLYILASIVLIILAATRRNFPGKTWFIAFLAVGLATRLAWQIPALILRFDLSLDIRRFYEGWGVAMNLVGLGGFCLLIPFFFAVATPSQLPAACTATDVTHQTPLAGDTENPLFGIGGWLKFFVVVNMYIAPVLFGLQQIFAFVGFGMLAGDYPGLVVVGLIETAVGIFFVVKWIMIARRLRDMVPGVVQEAKRWLLITLTWNVLSTPLVFLSGVDAEAVMVGAMKGLITGVISFAIWYSYFNVSKRVKVTYGVYNITQTIGASMKHSILCILIFSLFLCSPLALAQNSEKETAAIAAAEEWLAIVDSGHYGQSWKQAADYLKSSVTKEKFRDSLKAVRTPLGGVRSRKIQSAVPMTSLPGAPDGNYVVIQFETSFENKTSAVETVTPMLEKNGRWRVSGYYIR, from the coding sequence ATGCAAGCAGCACAAGGGATTATCGGAGGGTTGTATATTCTGGCCAGTATCGTTCTCATCATCCTGGCCGCAACTCGCAGAAATTTCCCCGGCAAGACCTGGTTTATCGCCTTTCTGGCAGTGGGTCTTGCCACTCGCCTGGCCTGGCAGATTCCGGCCCTGATTCTGAGGTTCGACCTGAGCCTCGACATACGGCGGTTCTATGAAGGCTGGGGAGTCGCGATGAACCTTGTCGGTCTCGGCGGCTTTTGCCTTCTGATTCCGTTCTTTTTTGCCGTAGCAACCCCATCACAATTGCCTGCCGCCTGTACCGCGACCGATGTGACGCATCAAACTCCTCTCGCCGGAGACACGGAAAATCCCCTTTTTGGAATCGGCGGCTGGTTGAAGTTTTTCGTGGTCGTCAATATGTACATCGCCCCCGTACTGTTCGGACTTCAGCAGATTTTCGCGTTCGTCGGCTTCGGCATGCTGGCCGGGGACTATCCGGGCCTCGTTGTTGTCGGTTTGATTGAAACGGCTGTCGGGATCTTTTTCGTCGTCAAGTGGATTATGATTGCGCGCCGTCTCCGCGATATGGTGCCCGGCGTGGTCCAGGAAGCCAAGAGATGGCTGCTGATTACGCTGACGTGGAATGTTCTCAGCACGCCACTCGTCTTCCTGTCGGGGGTGGATGCCGAAGCGGTGATGGTTGGGGCTATGAAGGGGCTAATCACCGGAGTCATCAGTTTTGCGATCTGGTACTCGTATTTCAACGTCTCGAAGCGGGTCAAGGTAACCTACGGGGTTTATAATATCACCCAAACAATTGGAGCCTCCATGAAACATTCAATTCTTTGTATCTTGATTTTCTCCCTTTTCCTGTGCTCACCCCTTGCCTTGGCGCAGAATTCCGAAAAGGAAACGGCTGCCATCGCCGCAGCAGAAGAATGGCTCGCTATTGTCGACTCGGGCCATTACGGACAAAGCTGGAAGCAGGCGGCCGATTACCTGAAAAGTTCCGTAACCAAGGAAAAGTTTCGGGACAGCCTGAAGGCAGTCAGGACGCCGCTGGGCGGAGTCAGATCCCGAAAGATCCAGAGCGCCGTACCCATGACCTCTTTGCCCGGCGCCCCCGACGGTAACTATGTCGTCATCCAATTCGAAACATCCTTCGAAAACAAGACATCGGCCGTTGAAACCGTAACCCCCATGCTGGAGAAAAATGGCCGCTGGCGGGTATCAGGTTACTACATCAGGTAG
- the ribB gene encoding 3,4-dihydroxy-2-butanone-4-phosphate synthase: MPCSLLDHFGTPLERVHKAVERLRQGRGILLVDDANRENEGDLIFPAETITAPQMAMLIRECSGIVCLCLTEDKLRQLDLPQMVGDNTSANRTAFTISIEARQGVTTGVSAADRVTTIRTAIADDCRPEDLARPGHVFPLRAHPGGVLSRRGHTEGTVDLMRLAGHKPAGVLCELTKEDGTMARLPEIVAFAEKHYLTVVTIEDLVLYVENSLQKSA, translated from the coding sequence ATGCCCTGCTCACTGCTCGACCATTTTGGAACCCCTCTCGAACGCGTACACAAGGCCGTGGAACGACTGCGCCAGGGGCGCGGCATTTTGCTGGTTGACGATGCAAACCGGGAGAACGAAGGTGATCTGATCTTTCCCGCGGAAACCATAACGGCGCCTCAGATGGCCATGCTGATCCGCGAATGCAGCGGCATCGTCTGCCTCTGCCTGACCGAAGATAAACTCAGGCAGCTCGACCTGCCGCAGATGGTCGGCGACAACACCAGCGCCAATCGCACTGCCTTCACAATCTCCATCGAAGCCCGTCAGGGAGTCACCACCGGGGTCTCGGCGGCTGACCGGGTCACAACAATCCGCACCGCCATTGCCGACGACTGCCGCCCCGAAGACCTGGCCCGCCCGGGCCACGTCTTCCCCTTGCGGGCCCATCCCGGCGGCGTTCTGTCCCGGCGGGGACACACCGAGGGCACTGTCGATCTGATGCGTCTGGCCGGGCACAAACCCGCCGGCGTACTCTGCGAACTCACCAAAGAGGACGGCACCATGGCTCGTCTGCCGGAGATCGTGGCCTTTGCCGAAAAGCACTACCTGACAGTGGTCACCATCGAGGACCTGGTATTGTACGTCGAGAACTCCCTGCAGAAGTCGGCGTGA
- a CDS encoding serine/threonine protein kinase → MTDPHPFQKLTPAFIMDAVESQGYLCDCRTLALNSYENRVYQVGIEGENPLVAKFYRPRRWTDEQILEEHRFCFELAEHELPVVAPSRNAEGQSLFHFRGFRFALYPRRGGHAPELDNLGNLLILGRLMGRIHRIGALRDFEGRPRLDIRTFGYEPAALVSERYVPPEYKEHYDGLTRDLLQGIEEILSRTGPVRYLRTHGDCHGGNILWRDGGPHFVDFDDARMAPAVQDLWMMLSGDRAAKTAQLGEILEGYGEFNDFDLRELQLVEALRSLRILHFTAWLAQRWEDPAFPNSFPWFNTPRYWGDHILELREQIAALQEPALQV, encoded by the coding sequence ATGACCGACCCGCATCCTTTCCAGAAGCTGACGCCCGCTTTCATCATGGATGCCGTGGAAAGCCAGGGCTACCTGTGCGATTGCCGGACCCTGGCCCTGAACAGTTACGAAAACCGGGTCTACCAGGTCGGCATCGAAGGAGAAAATCCTTTAGTGGCGAAGTTCTATCGTCCCCGACGCTGGACCGACGAGCAGATCCTGGAAGAGCATCGGTTCTGTTTCGAGCTGGCGGAGCACGAACTCCCGGTTGTAGCGCCCAGCCGGAATGCCGAAGGCCAAAGCCTGTTTCATTTCCGCGGCTTCCGCTTCGCCCTCTATCCACGACGGGGCGGTCACGCGCCCGAGTTGGACAACCTCGGCAATCTGCTTATCCTTGGTCGGCTCATGGGCCGCATCCACCGCATCGGGGCCTTGAGGGATTTCGAGGGACGGCCCCGGCTCGATATCCGTACCTTCGGTTACGAACCAGCTGCACTCGTCAGCGAACGGTACGTGCCTCCCGAGTACAAAGAGCATTACGATGGTCTGACCCGAGACCTGCTGCAGGGAATCGAGGAGATCCTGTCGCGAACGGGACCGGTGCGCTATCTGCGCACCCACGGAGACTGCCACGGGGGCAATATTCTGTGGCGGGACGGGGGACCTCATTTCGTCGATTTCGATGATGCGCGCATGGCGCCCGCGGTGCAGGACCTCTGGATGATGCTGTCAGGAGACCGGGCGGCAAAAACCGCCCAACTTGGAGAAATCCTGGAAGGTTACGGGGAATTCAACGACTTCGATCTCCGGGAACTGCAGCTCGTCGAAGCGCTGCGAAGCCTTCGCATTCTGCACTTTACCGCCTGGCTCGCCCAGCGCTGGGAAGATCCCGCCTTTCCGAACAGCTTTCCCTGGTTCAACACTCCCCGTTACTGGGGAGACCACATCCTGGAACTGCGCGAGCAGATCGCCGCCCTGCAGGAACCGGCGCTGCAGGTTTGA
- a CDS encoding 4Fe-4S binding protein: MKKDEKLQNAARRRLLIQTPFAFLGLIACLQGRARGSMLQTGNYRRKIDADACFGCGACADVCPTNAIQSSNGIYSINPNLCIGCGACDPECPVEAIEQGTLIVVPSVDDECVGCGACAAVCPTGAINVGTKAVITPSLCSGCRDCVPVCPVACIS; this comes from the coding sequence ATGAAAAAGGATGAAAAACTGCAGAATGCCGCACGCAGGAGACTTCTGATCCAAACTCCCTTCGCATTTCTGGGACTGATTGCCTGTCTGCAGGGCAGAGCTCGGGGCTCCATGCTGCAAACCGGGAATTATCGGCGGAAAATCGATGCTGATGCCTGTTTCGGATGCGGCGCCTGCGCGGACGTCTGTCCGACGAATGCCATTCAAAGCAGTAACGGGATTTACTCCATCAACCCCAACCTCTGTATCGGTTGCGGCGCCTGCGATCCGGAATGCCCGGTGGAGGCGATCGAGCAGGGAACCCTGATTGTCGTTCCTTCGGTCGACGACGAATGCGTCGGATGCGGCGCCTGTGCGGCCGTTTGTCCCACCGGAGCTATAAATGTTGGTACGAAGGCGGTCATCACGCCCTCGCTCTGCTCCGGCTGTCGCGACTGCGTTCCGGTCTGCCCTGTCGCCTGCATCAGTTAG
- a CDS encoding glycosyltransferase, giving the protein MFSIVMPVWNRAGEVGAAIDSVLSQTWQDFELIVVDDGSTDGTSSVVQARQDPRIRFFQRPHEGVCKARNYALSRATRPFIAYLDSDNSWDPDFLDSMRQALLDSPEGLATAYCQARFLRRDKESHELRLHCHIGKPFSFRELLRRNYIDLNSFVHARELTSIAGGFDDQLLRLNDWDLIIRLTALSPPVFVPRPMVDYRDRVAVNTITGNQKLAPAMRYIQKKYKGSSGPFVYVHDTVPQVWNDLSDSKHRNFWLHLNRKKFQIPEDRHALAYPFMLQIEPTNACNLGCPLCPVGRNELGRATEHMSLETFQGIVDDMADYLQFLLLWDWGEPFMNPQLPDMVAYATSRDIRTMTSTNAHFLENDEYLRRLFSAGLSTLIVAVDSLHDESYRTYRQKGSLSRAIKGLEKAVTLKREMNASTLINLRMVVMKQNQHEVVSLRRLARKVGVDWFNVKTLNPSCGTTDMDMTLVPDDARYQRFAYDKDGQRIRQEVPCDRPFLMANIFSNGDVVPCCYDFDSSMKIGNVKEKSFREIWNGEEMRAMRSRILDERGSLPKCEACGINFKQSRSGWFPEVLDLTEERLGRFLSDSYVPLAFTGKRQFSPNGKIWHQWMPF; this is encoded by the coding sequence ATGTTCAGCATTGTCATGCCGGTATGGAACCGCGCCGGTGAGGTCGGGGCAGCCATCGACAGTGTCCTGAGCCAGACCTGGCAGGATTTCGAACTGATTGTGGTGGATGACGGGTCTACCGACGGTACTTCTTCCGTCGTGCAGGCTCGGCAGGATCCCCGGATCCGTTTTTTCCAACGGCCCCATGAGGGGGTCTGCAAGGCGCGCAACTATGCTCTGTCAAGGGCAACCCGTCCCTTCATTGCCTATCTCGATTCGGACAACAGCTGGGATCCGGATTTTCTCGATTCCATGCGCCAGGCCCTGCTCGACAGCCCTGAAGGTCTGGCCACCGCTTATTGTCAGGCCCGATTTCTGAGGCGCGACAAAGAGTCGCACGAGCTGCGATTGCATTGCCATATCGGGAAGCCTTTCAGCTTTCGTGAGCTGTTGCGGCGAAACTATATCGACCTCAATTCCTTTGTGCATGCCCGGGAACTGACAAGCATCGCCGGGGGGTTTGACGACCAGCTGCTCCGGCTGAATGACTGGGATCTCATTATCCGTCTCACGGCTCTGTCTCCGCCCGTTTTCGTTCCCAGGCCCATGGTGGACTACCGGGACCGGGTGGCGGTCAACACCATCACCGGCAATCAGAAACTCGCGCCGGCGATGCGGTACATCCAAAAAAAATACAAGGGGAGCAGCGGTCCTTTCGTCTACGTCCACGACACCGTCCCCCAGGTCTGGAACGATTTGAGTGACAGCAAGCACCGCAACTTCTGGCTGCATCTGAACCGTAAAAAATTTCAGATACCGGAAGACCGCCACGCCCTGGCCTATCCTTTCATGCTGCAGATCGAGCCGACCAATGCCTGCAATCTCGGCTGCCCCCTGTGCCCGGTCGGCCGCAATGAACTGGGACGCGCGACGGAACACATGTCTCTGGAAACCTTTCAGGGAATCGTGGACGATATGGCGGACTATCTGCAGTTCCTGCTGCTGTGGGATTGGGGAGAACCGTTCATGAATCCGCAACTGCCGGACATGGTGGCCTATGCGACGTCTCGCGATATCCGCACCATGACCAGCACCAACGCTCATTTTCTTGAAAATGACGAGTACCTCCGGCGCCTCTTCTCAGCGGGCCTGTCGACCCTGATCGTGGCGGTCGATTCCCTGCATGACGAAAGCTATCGGACCTATCGCCAGAAGGGATCTTTGTCGCGGGCAATAAAGGGGCTGGAAAAGGCCGTAACTCTGAAGCGTGAAATGAATGCTTCCACCCTCATCAATCTGCGCATGGTTGTAATGAAACAGAACCAGCACGAGGTTGTTTCTCTGCGTCGTCTGGCACGCAAGGTCGGGGTGGACTGGTTCAACGTCAAAACCCTCAATCCCAGTTGCGGCACGACGGACATGGATATGACTCTTGTTCCCGATGATGCCCGCTACCAGCGCTTCGCCTACGACAAAGACGGGCAGCGGATTCGCCAGGAAGTTCCCTGTGATCGCCCTTTTCTGATGGCCAATATTTTCTCCAATGGCGACGTGGTTCCCTGCTGCTACGATTTCGACTCGAGCATGAAGATCGGCAACGTGAAGGAAAAGTCTTTCAGGGAAATCTGGAACGGGGAGGAGATGCGCGCCATGCGCTCACGCATCCTTGACGAGCGGGGCTCCCTGCCGAAGTGTGAGGCCTGCGGCATAAACTTCAAGCAGTCCCGCAGCGGATGGTTTCCGGAAGTACTGGATTTGACCGAAGAAAGGCTGGGGCGCTTTTTGTCGGATTCCTATGTTCCCCTGGCCTTCACCGGAAAACGGCAATTCAGTCCAAATGGGAAAATTTGGCATCAATGGATGCCCTTTTAA
- a CDS encoding nuclear transport factor 2 family protein, which yields MIGAIIAKKKVRAGLEALNRRDVSTFLSSWADNAVWHYPGDLPVGGRFVGKQAIRGWFENLMRQMPQLKFTVHSVSVSNVFDLIGNNVAAAHWEVDFTNRDGHRLQYKGVAVLTIKGGKVVEGADFLFAMNEQIGRLWGDSKPTP from the coding sequence ATGATAGGAGCCATTATCGCAAAGAAAAAAGTTAGAGCGGGCCTGGAAGCGCTGAACCGGCGCGATGTTTCCACGTTTTTATCGTCCTGGGCGGACAATGCTGTCTGGCATTATCCGGGCGATTTGCCGGTCGGCGGCAGATTCGTCGGCAAGCAGGCCATCAGGGGCTGGTTCGAGAACCTGATGCGGCAGATGCCCCAGTTGAAGTTTACCGTACACAGCGTCAGCGTTTCGAACGTGTTCGATCTGATCGGCAACAATGTGGCAGCAGCTCACTGGGAGGTGGATTTCACCAACAGGGACGGCCATCGTTTGCAATACAAAGGGGTGGCGGTCCTCACGATTAAAGGTGGAAAGGTCGTCGAGGGAGCGGATTTCCTGTTCGCCATGAACGAGCAGATCGGGCGCCTGTGGGGCGATTCGAAGCCTACGCCGTAA
- a CDS encoding glycosyltransferase family 4 protein: protein MKVLFLVPRLDKASTRYRVLQYLPFLEQAGIVCAVRPLSGKTVGWISLGAEISRADVVFVQKKLLNGPVWHFISALSRRLIFDFDDAIMLKESETDFSSRCRQFRRFAGTVRRVDLVVCGNRYLAENTAALNGNLQILPTVIDEQRYRPRQCKPVRNEKGNLVIGWMGSRTNLPYLQEIVPQLQAACQAVPGTRFKIVSDAFLDFKDVEVIKKPWRSEEEISDLESFDIGIMPLPDTPWCRGKCGFKLIQYMAVGTPVVCSPVGVNAEIVTDGREGFWARRPEEWVERLVRLLKDRDLRQTMGNLGRETIVRRFSLQANADRLIELLRNLAAEPEERVSQ, encoded by the coding sequence GTGAAGGTCCTGTTTCTGGTCCCCCGGTTGGACAAAGCCAGTACACGCTACAGGGTATTGCAGTACCTGCCGTTTCTGGAGCAGGCGGGGATTGTCTGCGCGGTCCGGCCGCTGTCCGGAAAAACCGTTGGTTGGATCAGCCTGGGGGCCGAAATCTCCCGGGCTGATGTCGTTTTTGTCCAGAAAAAGCTGCTCAACGGCCCGGTCTGGCATTTCATCAGCGCCCTGTCCAGACGCCTGATTTTCGATTTTGACGACGCGATCATGCTGAAGGAATCGGAAACGGATTTCAGTTCCCGATGTCGGCAGTTCCGCCGTTTTGCAGGCACTGTGCGACGTGTCGATCTGGTGGTCTGCGGAAACCGCTACCTTGCGGAAAATACTGCTGCTCTGAACGGCAATCTGCAGATTCTGCCGACGGTGATTGATGAACAGCGCTACCGGCCGAGGCAGTGCAAGCCGGTCCGAAACGAGAAGGGCAATCTCGTTATCGGTTGGATGGGCAGTCGCACAAATCTACCCTATCTTCAGGAGATCGTCCCCCAGCTGCAAGCAGCCTGCCAGGCTGTTCCCGGAACCCGCTTCAAGATTGTCTCGGATGCTTTCCTCGATTTCAAAGATGTGGAGGTGATCAAAAAGCCCTGGCGTTCCGAGGAGGAAATCAGCGATCTGGAATCTTTCGACATCGGCATCATGCCCCTGCCCGATACCCCCTGGTGTCGTGGGAAATGCGGTTTCAAGCTGATCCAGTACATGGCTGTCGGAACCCCGGTGGTCTGCTCTCCGGTGGGAGTCAATGCCGAAATCGTCACCGATGGGCGAGAAGGTTTTTGGGCCCGCAGACCCGAGGAATGGGTGGAGCGTCTGGTTCGCCTGTTAAAGGACAGGGACCTGCGCCAAACAATGGGGAACCTCGGCCGTGAGACCATCGTCCGCCGGTTCTCTCTGCAAGCCAACGCCGATCGACTGATCGAACTGCTGCGAAATCTGGCGGCCGAACCTGAGGAAAGGGTCTCTCAATGA
- a CDS encoding RNA-binding S4 domain-containing protein, protein MEEFDLEGREFVELNDLLKLTGMCPSGGVAKLMIAEGSVNVDGQVELRKRCKVRPGQVVEFEGRRIQVVNSLQ, encoded by the coding sequence ATGGAAGAATTTGATCTGGAAGGTCGCGAATTCGTCGAATTGAACGATCTGCTGAAACTGACCGGGATGTGCCCCAGCGGCGGGGTCGCCAAATTGATGATCGCCGAGGGATCCGTCAACGTCGATGGCCAGGTGGAACTGCGCAAACGCTGCAAGGTCCGCCCCGGTCAGGTGGTCGAATTCGAGGGACGCAGGATACAGGTGGTGAACTCTTTGCAGTGA